From Medicago truncatula cultivar Jemalong A17 chromosome 7, MtrunA17r5.0-ANR, whole genome shotgun sequence, a single genomic window includes:
- the LOC11437940 gene encoding thioredoxin-like 3-1, chloroplastic, which translates to MSIIGTYSHFLYKEVYHRDEQCIPQCFASGRDSLLCRKSCFGNIIRIEKQKKIRRKNLRVEAMWPDLSRPSSVEMEAIHDSEQLDQILVHAQQNSEPILIDWMAAWCRKCIYLKPKLEKLAAEFDTKAKFYYVDVNKVPQTLVKRGKISKMPTIQLWKDGEMKEEVIGGHKGWLVIEEVREMIQNYI; encoded by the exons ATGTCTATTATAGGAACATATTCACATTTTCTATACAAAGAAGTTTATCATAGAGATGAACAGTGTATTCCTCAGTGCTTTGCAAGTGGCAGGGATTCTCTGTTATGTCGCAAGAGTTGTTTTGGGAACATAATAAggattgaaaaacaaaagaagattAGAAGGAAGAATTTACGTGTGGAAGCTATGTGGCCAGATTTGTCAAGACCAAGTTCAGTAGAAATGGAAGCAATTCATGATTCTGAACAGCTTGATCAAATTCTTGTTCATGCTCAACAAAATTCTGAGCCTATTCTTATTGACTG GATGGCTGCTTGGTGCCGGAAATGCATCTATTTGAAACCAAAGTTGGAAAAATTAGCTGCTGAATTTGACACCAA AGCcaaattttattatgtggaTGTCAATAAAGTACCTCAGACATTAGTCAAGCGTGGCAAAATCTCT AAAATGCCAACAATTCAG CTTTGGAAAGATGGAGAGATGAAAGAAGAAGTGATTGGAGGCCATAAGGGCTGGCTAGTCATTGAAGAAGTCAGAGAAATGATccaaaattatatatga
- the LOC11427291 gene encoding activator of 90 kDa heat shock protein ATPase homolog gives MAKYGEGDKRWIVEERPDGTNVHNWHWSETNCLEWSRNFFTNLLSNLTILNGEGNLFIKTTTLRSLTGEAYINIRKGKIIPGYEVNLTVSWEGEAKDNEGNSLLKVNGSVEIPYISDENADEDPDVRVIVEDESPIGRRIKDAMFQKGKGVILEKVRVWVESMSRGGPVKEDLEVKKPAAQAVKQNNVNVPATVTATAATNASVKKEEKKKEIKKGRKNIVMTEKFNCRAKDLFEILMDENRWKGFTQSNARISKEVGGEFSIFDGSVTGSNVELQEGKLIVQRWRFGSWIDGAQSQVRLVFEEPEPGVTVVNLTHTDVPEEDRYGNATVVENTERGWRELIFQRIRAVFGFGI, from the exons ATGGCGAAATACGGCGAAGGCGATAAACGATGGATCGTTGAAGAACGCCCCGACGGGACAAACGTCCACAACTGGCACTGGTCCGAAACAAACTGTCTAGAATGGTCTAGAAACTTCTTCACCAACCTTCTCTCCAATCTCACAATCCTCAACGGCGAAGGTAACCTCTTCATCAAAACTACCACTCTACGTAGCCTCACCGGTGAAGCCTACATCAACATCCGTAAGGGGAAGATCATCCCTGGGTATGAAGTCAATCTCACTGTTTCCTGGGAAGGTGAAGCGAAGGATAATGAAGGGAATTCTTTGTTGAAGGTTAATGGTTCTGTTGAGATTCCGTATATTTCTGATGAGAATGCTGATGAGGATCCTGATGTTAGGGTTATAGTTGAAGATGAAAGTCCAATTGGGAGGAGGATTAAGGATGCGATGTTTCAGAAAGGGAAGGGGGTGATTTTGGAGAAGGTTAGGGTTTGGGTTGAGAGTATGTCGAGAGGTGGTCCTGTTAAGGAGGATTTGGAGGTTAAGAAGCCGGCGGCGCAGGCGGTGAAGCAGAATAATGTTAATGTTCCGGCGACGGTGACAGCAACAGCTGCGACAAATGCTTCTGttaagaaagaagagaagaagaaggagattAAGAAGGGAAGGAAGAATATTGTGATGACGGAGAAGTTTAATTGTAGGGCGAAGGATTTGTTTGAGATATTGATGGATGAGAATAGGTGGAAGGGTTTTACGCAGAGTAATGCGAGGATTAGTAAAGAGGTTGGTGGTGAGTTTAGTATTTTTGATGGTTCTGTTACTGGGAGTAATGTGGAGTTGCAAGAAGGGAAGTTGATTGTGCAGAGGTGGAGATTCGGGAGCTGGATTGATGGTGCTCAATCTCAG GTGAGACTTGTTTTCGAGGAGCCTGAACCAGGAGTTACTGTTGTAAACCTGACACATACCGATGTACCTGAGGAAGATAG GTATGGGAATGCTACTGTGGTGGAGAACACTGAAAGGGGATGGAGGGAACTTATTTTCCAAAGGATACGTGCTGTTTTTGGCTTTGGAATCTGA
- the LOC11443480 gene encoding LOW QUALITY PROTEIN: pre-mRNA-splicing factor cwf22 (The sequence of the model RefSeq protein was modified relative to this genomic sequence to represent the inferred CDS: inserted 2 bases in 1 codon; substituted 1 base at 1 genomic stop codon) — protein MAATNVSKDTISPYKQKLRXNSLRKSFNGIINKVMTMEYITDIVPELFSQNLIRGRGLFCRSLMXSQMAYPEYTIEFAALVAVVNSKFPEVGNLLLRRIVLQFKWAYHRNDKPHQLHATVKFIAHLVKQLVAHEIIALEILTVLLDNPIDDSLEVAVSFLIECGSTLQNLSPKALHAVFERFRWILYGEVDKRVQFLIQDLFAVRKTRFQSYPAVPPELDLVDEEDQLTHEVSLNESIDPEFSLDVFRLDPDYVENEKHYEQLKKTILGDEEEIEGDQEGDSVVESDEEDGEKHMQIRDEADTNLVNLRRAIYLTIMSCLDFEEAGHKLLRIIHRQKGQEIQLCNMILQCCRYEKVYRPYYGLLGERFCMINKVYQQNFEKCFAQQLSTIHRLQTNQLRNVAQFFAHLLATSTLPWNVLSYIRLTEEDTTSSSRIFIKILFQELSEHLGIQVLNDRLNDPVMQDCFESLFPKDSTKNTRFSINFFTSIGLGELTKNLGVYLKNLTLRSSHSLDESGRKRRRK, from the exons atggcAGCCACAAATGTATCCAAGGATACGATTTCGCCTTACAAACAGAAACTAAGATGAAATTCTTTGAGAAAGAGCTTTAATGGCATCATCAACAAGGTCATGACCATGGAATATATCACAGACATTGTTCCCGAATTGTTTTCTCAAAACTTGATCCGCGGGAGAGGGCTCTTCTGCAGATCCCTTAT ATCACAGATGGCCTATCCGGAGTATACCATTGAGTTTGCCGCGCTTGTTGCGGTCGTAAATTCCAAGTTTCCTGAAGTCGGTAATCTTTTACTCAGAAGAATTGTTTTGCAATTCAAATGGGCTTATCATAGGAATGACAAGCCTCATCAGTTACATGCTACTGTTAAGTTTATAGCACATTTGGTGAAACAGCTAGTTGCACATGAGATTATTGCTTTGGAAATACTCACGGTTTTGCTTGATAACCCTATTGATGATAGTCTTGAAGTAGCTGTTAGTTTTCTTATAGAATGCGGTTCAACTTTGCAGAATCTTTCACCTAAAGCCCTTCATGCTGTATTTGAGCGTTTTCGTTGGATTTTATATGGTGAAGTTGATAAGCGTGTTCAGTTTCTAATTCAAGACTTATTTGCTGTAAGAAAAACTAGGTTTCAGAGTTATCCAGCTGTTCCACCTGAATTAGACCTCGTGGACGAGGAGGATCAGTTGACGCATGAAGTGTCGTTGAATGAGAGTATAGATCCAGAGTTTTCGCTTGATGTATTTAGACTGGATCCAGATTATGTAGAGAACGAAAAACATTATGAGCAGTTGAAGAAAACTATCTTGGGAGACGAAGAAGAAATCGAGGGTGATCAGGAAGGCGACTCAGTCGTTGAATCAGATGAAGAAGATGGCGAGAAGCATATGCAGATAAGGGATGAAGCCGATACCAATCTTGTGAATCTTCGAAGGGCTATATATCTGACCATTATGTCGTGTTTAGATTTTGAGGAAGCTGGTCATAAGCTTCTCAGAATTATTCATCGCCAGAAAGGTCAAGAGATCCAATTATGCAATATGATTCTACAATGCTGCAGGTATGAAAAAGTTTATCGTCCATACTATGGTCTTCTGGGGGAGCGTTTTTGTATGATCAACAAAGTTTATCAACAAAACTTTGAAAAGTGTTTTGCTCAACAGTTGTCAACAATTCACAGGCTTCAAACAAATCAACTCCGAAATGTGGCACAGTTTTTTGCTCATTTGCTTGCCACATCGACTCTCCCTTGGAACGTGTTATCATATATCCGGTTGACTGAAGAGGACACAACTTCTTCTTCGCGGATATTTATTAAGATTCTGTTCCAAGAGTTATCTGAGCATCTTGGCATCCAGGTGCTGAATGATCGGTTGAATGATCCAGTAATGCAGGATTGTTTTGAATCATTATTTCCCAAAGATAGCACAAAAAACACACGGTTTTCCATTAACTTCTTCACGTCGATTGGACTTGGCGAGCTTACTAAGAATCTAGGCGTCTATTTGAAAAATCTGACCTTGCGGAGCTCCCATTCATTGGATGAAAGTGGCAGAAAACGTAGAAGAAAATAA
- the LOC11446464 gene encoding probable xyloglucan endotransglucosylase/hydrolase protein 23 codes for MAFSRVTFLVILISTVAIASAGNFYQDFDITWGDGRAKILNNGQLLTLSLDKSSGSGFQSKNEYLFGKIDMQLKLVPGNSAGTVTAYYLSSKGGAWDEIDFEFLGNLSGDPYILHTNVFSQGKGNREQQFYLWFDPTADFHTYSILWNPQRIVFSVDGSPIREFKNMESNGVPFPKSQPMRIYSSLWNADDWATRGGLVKTDWSNAPFTASYRNFNANACTVSSGTSSCSSTQSNKNSWFSEELDSTSHERLKWVQKNYMIYNYCTDTKRFPQGLPQECMMV; via the exons ATGGCATTTTCAAGAGTTACATTCCTAGTCATTTTAATCTCTACGGTTGCAATTGCCTCTGCTGGCAATTTTTATCAAGACTTTGATATAACATGGGGGGATGGACGTGCTAAAATACTCAACAATGGCCAACTTCTTACTTTGTCTCTTGACAAATCCTCTGGCTCTGGTTTTCAATCCAAAAATGAATACCTTTTTGGCAAAATTGATATGCAGCTTAAACTTGTTCCTGGCAACTCTGCTGGCACCGTCACTGCCTATTAT CTATCATCAAAAGGTGGTGCATGGGATGAAATTGACTTTGAATTCTTGGGAAACTTGAGTGGTGACCCATACATTCTTCACACCAATGTGTTTAGCCAAGGAAAAGGTAACAGAGAGCAACAATTCTACCTATGGTTTGACCCAACTGCAGATTTTCACACTTATTCCATCCTCTGGAACCCACAACGAATTGT TTTCTCTGTGGATGGAAGTCCAATTAGGGAATTCAAAAACATGGAATCAAATGGTGTTCCATTCCCCAAAAGCCAACCAATGAGAATCTATTCTAGTCTTTGGAATGCTGATGATTGGGCTACAAGAGGTGGACTTGTTAAGACAGATTGGTCCAATGCTCCTTTTACTGCTTCTTATAGAAACTTCAATGCTAATGCATGTACTGTGTCTTCTGGAACATCATCTTGTAGTTCAACACAATCCAATAAGAATTCTTGGTTCTCTGAGGAGTTGGATTCTACAAGTCATGAGAGGCTCAAGTGGGTGCAGAAGAATTATATGATCTACAACTACTGCACTGATACCAAAAGATTTCCTCAGGGTCTTCCTCAAGAATGCATGatggtttga